One window of the Bdellovibrionota bacterium genome contains the following:
- the tsaE gene encoding tRNA (adenosine(37)-N6)-threonylcarbamoyltransferase complex ATPase subunit type 1 TsaE encodes MSHGTPIQAQSLEDTQRLGVQLGELLKAGDVIGLVGPLGVGKTAFVGGMARGVGVNSEYAVTSPTFVFAHIYPGKLPLYHIDLYRVEKEKELEGLGLDEMIGGDGVAVIEWFDRFDRIWSGDRVEIEMAFGSSGRRQVEIRPFGTRGREIVSRWGSVS; translated from the coding sequence ATGAGTCACGGAACGCCGATTCAAGCTCAATCGCTGGAGGACACCCAACGCCTCGGGGTTCAATTGGGTGAACTCTTGAAGGCCGGCGATGTCATAGGCTTGGTTGGCCCCCTGGGAGTGGGTAAGACGGCGTTTGTCGGAGGAATGGCCCGGGGCGTGGGTGTGAACAGTGAATACGCCGTCACGAGTCCCACGTTCGTCTTCGCTCACATCTATCCGGGGAAGCTCCCGCTGTACCACATCGACCTTTATCGCGTAGAAAAGGAAAAAGAATTGGAAGGACTTGGACTGGACGAAATGATCGGAGGCGACGGAGTAGCGGTGATCGAATGGTTCGATCGATTCGATCGGATTTGGTCCGGCGACCGAGTCGAAATTGAAATGGCTTTTGGTTCATCCGGCCGGCGCCAGGTCGAAATTCGCCCGTTCGGAACCCGCGGCCGGGAGATCGTATCGCGGTGGGGGAGCGTTTCGTGA